The Phyllopteryx taeniolatus isolate TA_2022b chromosome 9, UOR_Ptae_1.2, whole genome shotgun sequence genome contains a region encoding:
- the eefsec gene encoding selenocysteine-specific elongation factor isoform X2 has product MADNRTPTLNFNIGVLGHVDSGKTSLARALSSTASTAAFDKNPQSRERGITLDLGFSSFTVDLPDQLRESGDHRRRYDNLQFTLVDCPGHASLIRTIIGGAQIIDLMMLVVDVVKGVQTQTAECLLIGELTCPRMVVVLNKTDLLPANKRQSAIEKMTKRLHKTLEKTRFKDCPVIAVAAKPGGPEAADTEEPQGVSELIELLKKQTYLPRRDPGGDLLMAVDHCFSIRGQGTVMTGTILRGSLAINDTIEIPALKVTKKVKSIQMFRKPVSGAMQGERVGVCVTQFDPKLLERGLVCTPGSLRTVFAAVISARKIGYFKGSLSTRAKFHITVGHETVMARVTFFGLLPDTPHPEPCSLETAFTFDREYLYQEGYVTGQRESSSGPEPEQWALLEFERPVTCPLLCLVIGSKLDTDIHANACRLAFQGRLLHGFEDKSYAETGLPRLLIYKTKHREGQVERVTDDYTVIGRNLFKKETNLQIFVGLKVTLSTGETGVIEGGFGQSGKFKIRVQDFWGSADCFQDVVRVVGLTSLVTFSGFL; this is encoded by the exons ATGGCTGACAATCGGACTCCAACTTTGAATTTCAACATCGGGGTGCTCGGACATGTGGACAGCGGCAAGACGTCGCTGGCTCGGGCGTTGAGCAGCACGGCGTCCACGGCTGCCTTCGACAAGAACCCTCAGTCCCGCGAGAGAGGCATCACCCTGGACCTCGGCTTCTCCTCCTTCACCGTGGACCTCCCCGATCAGCTGCGGGAGAGCGGTGACCACCGGCGGCGGTATGACAACCTGcagttcaccctggtggactgTCCGGGACATGCCTCTCTCATTCGGACCATCATTGGAG GGGCGCAAATCATTGACCTGATGATGCTGGTGGTGGACGTGGTGAAAGGGGTCCAGACTCAAACAGCTGAGTGTCTGCTCATTGGAGAGCTGACCTGTCCTCGCATGGTCGTTGTGCTGAACAAGACGGACCTTCTGCCAGCCAACAAGAGACAGAGCGCCATCGAGAAAATGACCAAGAGACTGCACAAAACGCTGGAGAAGACCAG ATTTAAAGACTGTCCAGTGATTGCAGTGGCAGCCAAGCCCGGGGGCCCCGAGGCTGCCGACACAGAGGAACCACAGGGGGTGTCTGAATTAATTGag CTATTAAAAAAGCAGACTTACCTCCCACGGAGAGACCCAGGAGGCGACCTGCTCATGGCTGTGGACCACTGCTTCTCCATCCGTGGCCAGGGAACAGTCATGACTGGGACCATCCTGCGGGGGTCACTGGCCATCAATGACACCATAGAAATTCCAGCCTTGAAG GTGACTAAGAAGGTAAAGTCGATACAGATGTTTCGGAAGCCAGTGTCGGGGGCCATGCAGGGGGaacgtgtgggtgtgtgcgtgacaCAGTTTGACCCAAAGTTGTTGGAGCGCGGGCTCGTGTGCACCCCGGGCTCCCTGCGCACCGTCTTTGCTGCTGTCATCTCCGCCAGGAAGATCGGCTACTTCAAGGGCTCCCTCAGCACACGGGCCAAGTTCCACATCACGGTGGGACACGAGACCGTCATGGCGAGGGTGACGTTTTTTGGCCTGCTGCCAGACACGCCACATCCAGAGCCCTGCTCGCTGGAAACGGCCTTCACCTTCGACAGGGAGTACCTCTACCAGGAAGGCTATGTCACCGGCCAGCGAGAGTCCAGTTCAGGACCCGAGCCAGAGCAGTGGGCACTGTTGGAGTTTGAGCGGCCTGTCACGTGCCCCTTACTCTGCCTGGTGATTGGCTCCAAGCTAGACACGGACATCCACGCTAATGCATGCCGCTTGGCCTTCCAAGGGCGCCTGCTGCACGGGTTTGAAGATAAAAGCTACGCTGAGACGGGCCTCCCTCGCCTGCTCATCTACAAGACCAAACACAGGGAAGGGCAAGTGGAGAGG GTGACGGACGACTACACTGTGATTGGCCGTAACCTGTTCAAGAAGGAAACGAACTTGCAGATCTTTGTGGGGCTGAAGGTCACGCTGTCAACGGGCGAAACGGGCGTCATCGAGGGCGGGTTTGGACAGAGCGGGAAGTTCAAAATTCGAGTACAAG ACTTTTGGGGCTCGGCAGATTGTTTTCAGGATGTGGTGAGAGTGGTAGGGCTGACATCTCTAGTCACATTCTCAGGATTCCTCTGA
- the eefsec gene encoding selenocysteine-specific elongation factor isoform X1 encodes MADNRTPTLNFNIGVLGHVDSGKTSLARALSSTASTAAFDKNPQSRERGITLDLGFSSFTVDLPDQLRESGDHRRRYDNLQFTLVDCPGHASLIRTIIGGAQIIDLMMLVVDVVKGVQTQTAECLLIGELTCPRMVVVLNKTDLLPANKRQSAIEKMTKRLHKTLEKTRFKDCPVIAVAAKPGGPEAADTEEPQGVSELIELLKKQTYLPRRDPGGDLLMAVDHCFSIRGQGTVMTGTILRGSLAINDTIEIPALKVTKKVKSIQMFRKPVSGAMQGERVGVCVTQFDPKLLERGLVCTPGSLRTVFAAVISARKIGYFKGSLSTRAKFHITVGHETVMARVTFFGLLPDTPHPEPCSLETAFTFDREYLYQEGYVTGQRESSSGPEPEQWALLEFERPVTCPLLCLVIGSKLDTDIHANACRLAFQGRLLHGFEDKSYAETGLPRLLIYKTKHREGQVERVTDDYTVIGRNLFKKETNLQIFVGLKVTLSTGETGVIEGGFGQSGKFKIRVQEGLLAETKQLLSSTASKKKGKGGGKDGGTANEDEPKTDTRHVSIHLDFKRYVFDPHKKMVQL; translated from the exons ATGGCTGACAATCGGACTCCAACTTTGAATTTCAACATCGGGGTGCTCGGACATGTGGACAGCGGCAAGACGTCGCTGGCTCGGGCGTTGAGCAGCACGGCGTCCACGGCTGCCTTCGACAAGAACCCTCAGTCCCGCGAGAGAGGCATCACCCTGGACCTCGGCTTCTCCTCCTTCACCGTGGACCTCCCCGATCAGCTGCGGGAGAGCGGTGACCACCGGCGGCGGTATGACAACCTGcagttcaccctggtggactgTCCGGGACATGCCTCTCTCATTCGGACCATCATTGGAG GGGCGCAAATCATTGACCTGATGATGCTGGTGGTGGACGTGGTGAAAGGGGTCCAGACTCAAACAGCTGAGTGTCTGCTCATTGGAGAGCTGACCTGTCCTCGCATGGTCGTTGTGCTGAACAAGACGGACCTTCTGCCAGCCAACAAGAGACAGAGCGCCATCGAGAAAATGACCAAGAGACTGCACAAAACGCTGGAGAAGACCAG ATTTAAAGACTGTCCAGTGATTGCAGTGGCAGCCAAGCCCGGGGGCCCCGAGGCTGCCGACACAGAGGAACCACAGGGGGTGTCTGAATTAATTGag CTATTAAAAAAGCAGACTTACCTCCCACGGAGAGACCCAGGAGGCGACCTGCTCATGGCTGTGGACCACTGCTTCTCCATCCGTGGCCAGGGAACAGTCATGACTGGGACCATCCTGCGGGGGTCACTGGCCATCAATGACACCATAGAAATTCCAGCCTTGAAG GTGACTAAGAAGGTAAAGTCGATACAGATGTTTCGGAAGCCAGTGTCGGGGGCCATGCAGGGGGaacgtgtgggtgtgtgcgtgacaCAGTTTGACCCAAAGTTGTTGGAGCGCGGGCTCGTGTGCACCCCGGGCTCCCTGCGCACCGTCTTTGCTGCTGTCATCTCCGCCAGGAAGATCGGCTACTTCAAGGGCTCCCTCAGCACACGGGCCAAGTTCCACATCACGGTGGGACACGAGACCGTCATGGCGAGGGTGACGTTTTTTGGCCTGCTGCCAGACACGCCACATCCAGAGCCCTGCTCGCTGGAAACGGCCTTCACCTTCGACAGGGAGTACCTCTACCAGGAAGGCTATGTCACCGGCCAGCGAGAGTCCAGTTCAGGACCCGAGCCAGAGCAGTGGGCACTGTTGGAGTTTGAGCGGCCTGTCACGTGCCCCTTACTCTGCCTGGTGATTGGCTCCAAGCTAGACACGGACATCCACGCTAATGCATGCCGCTTGGCCTTCCAAGGGCGCCTGCTGCACGGGTTTGAAGATAAAAGCTACGCTGAGACGGGCCTCCCTCGCCTGCTCATCTACAAGACCAAACACAGGGAAGGGCAAGTGGAGAGG GTGACGGACGACTACACTGTGATTGGCCGTAACCTGTTCAAGAAGGAAACGAACTTGCAGATCTTTGTGGGGCTGAAGGTCACGCTGTCAACGGGCGAAACGGGCGTCATCGAGGGCGGGTTTGGACAGAGCGGGAAGTTCAAAATTCGAGTACAAG AGGGTCTTCTCGCAGAAACCAAGCAGTTGCTGTCCTCGACCGCTTCCAAGAAAAAGGGGAAGGGGGGCGGCAAAGATGGAGGCACTGCAAATGAAGACGAGCCTAAGACGGACACTCGGCACGTTAGCATTCACTTGGATTTCAAACGCTACGTCTTTGACCCCCACAAGAAGATGGTTCAGTTGTGA